In Peromyscus maniculatus bairdii isolate BWxNUB_F1_BW_parent chromosome 21, HU_Pman_BW_mat_3.1, whole genome shotgun sequence, one DNA window encodes the following:
- the LOC102905475 gene encoding H-2 class I histocompatibility antigen, Q10 alpha chain-like isoform X5, translating into MGAMAPRTLLLLLAAALAPTRTRAGSHSMRYFYTIESRPGLGEPRYTEVGYVDDTQLERFDSDAETPRYEPRAPWVEREPEYWEENTRRAKNVEQIFRGNLRTLLGYYNQSEGGSHTIQRMYGCEVGSDGSLLRGYHQFAYDGRDYLALNDDLTTWTAADTAAQITRRKWEQGGAAEIRRAYLEGECVESLRRYLEIWKDALQRTDPPKAHVTHHPTLKGDGTLRCWALGFYPAEISITWQRDGEEQTQDMELVETRPSGDGTFQKWAAVVVPSGEEQRYTCHVHHEGLKQPLTLRWGGKGGNYTPASANLPGPADRRGHLHPVTSMLP; encoded by the exons ATGGGGGCGATGGCTCCGCGcacgctgctcctgctgctggcgGCCGCCCTGGCCCCGACCCGGACCCGCGCGG GCTCGCACTCCATGCGGTATTTCTACACCATCGAGTCCCGGCCCGGCCTCGGGGAGCCCCGGTACACAGAAGTCGGCTACGTGGACGACACGCAGCTCGAACGCTTCGACAGCGACGCGGAGACTCCGAGATATGAGCCGCGGGCGCCGTGGGTGGAGCGGGAGCCGGAGTATTGGGAGGAGAACACACGGAGAGCCAAGAACGTCGAGCAGATTTTCCGAGGGAACCTGAGGACCCTGCTCGGCTACTACAACCAGAGCGAGGGCG GCTCTCACACCATCCAGAGGATGTATGGCTGTGAAGTGGGATCGGACGGGAGCCTCCTCCGCGGGTACCATCAGTTCGCCTACGACGGCCGCGATTACCTCGCCCTGAACGACGACCTGACGACGTGGACGGCGGCGGACACGGCGGCGCAGATCACCCGGCGCAAGTGGGAGCAGGGTGGTGCTGCAGAGATACGGAGGGCCTACCTGGAGGGCGAGTGCGTGGAGTCGCTGCGCAGATACCTGGAGATCTGGAAGGACGCACTGCAGCGCACAG ATCCCCCAAAGGCACATGTGACCCATCACCCCACACTGAAAGGAGATGGCACCCTGAGGTGCTGGGCCCTGGGCTTCTACCCTGCTGAGATTTCCATAACCtggcagagggatggggaggaacagactcaggacatGGAGCTGGTGGAGACCAGaccttctggggatggaaccttccagaagtgggcagctgtggtggtgccttctggggaggagcagagataCACATGTCATGTGCACCATGAGGGGCTGAaacaacccctcaccctgagatggG GTGGAAAAGGAGGGAACTATACTCCAGCTTCAG CCAACCTTCCTGGTCCAGCAGACAGGAGGGGACATCTCCATCCTGTCACCTCCATGCTGCCCTGA
- the LOC102905475 gene encoding H-2 class I histocompatibility antigen, Q10 alpha chain-like isoform X2 — MGAMAPRTLLLLLAAALAPTRTRAGSHSMRYFYTIESRPGLGEPRYTEVGYVDDTQLERFDSDAETPRYEPRAPWVEREPEYWEENTRRAKNVEQIFRGNLRTLLGYYNQSEGGSHTIQRMYGCEVGSDGSLLRGYHQFAYDGRDYLALNDDLTTWTAADTAAQITRRKWEQGGAAEIRRAYLEGECVESLRRYLEIWKDALQRTDPPKAHVTHHPTLKGDGTLRCWALGFYPAEISITWQRDGEEQTQDMELVETRPSGDGTFQKWAAVVVPSGEEQRYTCHVHHEGLKQPLTLRWEPPQSTVPIMANIAGVAVIIGALGAVVWCWRRNTGGKGGNYTPASA; from the exons ATGGGGGCGATGGCTCCGCGcacgctgctcctgctgctggcgGCCGCCCTGGCCCCGACCCGGACCCGCGCGG GCTCGCACTCCATGCGGTATTTCTACACCATCGAGTCCCGGCCCGGCCTCGGGGAGCCCCGGTACACAGAAGTCGGCTACGTGGACGACACGCAGCTCGAACGCTTCGACAGCGACGCGGAGACTCCGAGATATGAGCCGCGGGCGCCGTGGGTGGAGCGGGAGCCGGAGTATTGGGAGGAGAACACACGGAGAGCCAAGAACGTCGAGCAGATTTTCCGAGGGAACCTGAGGACCCTGCTCGGCTACTACAACCAGAGCGAGGGCG GCTCTCACACCATCCAGAGGATGTATGGCTGTGAAGTGGGATCGGACGGGAGCCTCCTCCGCGGGTACCATCAGTTCGCCTACGACGGCCGCGATTACCTCGCCCTGAACGACGACCTGACGACGTGGACGGCGGCGGACACGGCGGCGCAGATCACCCGGCGCAAGTGGGAGCAGGGTGGTGCTGCAGAGATACGGAGGGCCTACCTGGAGGGCGAGTGCGTGGAGTCGCTGCGCAGATACCTGGAGATCTGGAAGGACGCACTGCAGCGCACAG ATCCCCCAAAGGCACATGTGACCCATCACCCCACACTGAAAGGAGATGGCACCCTGAGGTGCTGGGCCCTGGGCTTCTACCCTGCTGAGATTTCCATAACCtggcagagggatggggaggaacagactcaggacatGGAGCTGGTGGAGACCAGaccttctggggatggaaccttccagaagtgggcagctgtggtggtgccttctggggaggagcagagataCACATGTCATGTGCACCATGAGGGGCTGAaacaacccctcaccctgagatggG AGCCTCCTCAGTCCACTGTTCCCATCATGGCAAACATTGCTGGTGTAGCTGTGATCATTGGAGCTCTGGGGGCTGTTGTGTGGTGTTGGAGGAGAAACACag GTGGAAAAGGAGGGAACTATACTCCAGCTTCAG CGTGA
- the LOC102905475 gene encoding H-2 class I histocompatibility antigen, Q10 alpha chain-like isoform X1 produces the protein MGAMAPRTLLLLLAAALAPTRTRAGSHSMRYFYTIESRPGLGEPRYTEVGYVDDTQLERFDSDAETPRYEPRAPWVEREPEYWEENTRRAKNVEQIFRGNLRTLLGYYNQSEGGSHTIQRMYGCEVGSDGSLLRGYHQFAYDGRDYLALNDDLTTWTAADTAAQITRRKWEQGGAAEIRRAYLEGECVESLRRYLEIWKDALQRTDPPKAHVTHHPTLKGDGTLRCWALGFYPAEISITWQRDGEEQTQDMELVETRPSGDGTFQKWAAVVVPSGEEQRYTCHVHHEGLKQPLTLRWEPPQSTVPIMANIAGVAVIIGALGAVVWCWRRNTGGKGGNYTPASGRDSAQSSDVSLPGCEA, from the exons ATGGGGGCGATGGCTCCGCGcacgctgctcctgctgctggcgGCCGCCCTGGCCCCGACCCGGACCCGCGCGG GCTCGCACTCCATGCGGTATTTCTACACCATCGAGTCCCGGCCCGGCCTCGGGGAGCCCCGGTACACAGAAGTCGGCTACGTGGACGACACGCAGCTCGAACGCTTCGACAGCGACGCGGAGACTCCGAGATATGAGCCGCGGGCGCCGTGGGTGGAGCGGGAGCCGGAGTATTGGGAGGAGAACACACGGAGAGCCAAGAACGTCGAGCAGATTTTCCGAGGGAACCTGAGGACCCTGCTCGGCTACTACAACCAGAGCGAGGGCG GCTCTCACACCATCCAGAGGATGTATGGCTGTGAAGTGGGATCGGACGGGAGCCTCCTCCGCGGGTACCATCAGTTCGCCTACGACGGCCGCGATTACCTCGCCCTGAACGACGACCTGACGACGTGGACGGCGGCGGACACGGCGGCGCAGATCACCCGGCGCAAGTGGGAGCAGGGTGGTGCTGCAGAGATACGGAGGGCCTACCTGGAGGGCGAGTGCGTGGAGTCGCTGCGCAGATACCTGGAGATCTGGAAGGACGCACTGCAGCGCACAG ATCCCCCAAAGGCACATGTGACCCATCACCCCACACTGAAAGGAGATGGCACCCTGAGGTGCTGGGCCCTGGGCTTCTACCCTGCTGAGATTTCCATAACCtggcagagggatggggaggaacagactcaggacatGGAGCTGGTGGAGACCAGaccttctggggatggaaccttccagaagtgggcagctgtggtggtgccttctggggaggagcagagataCACATGTCATGTGCACCATGAGGGGCTGAaacaacccctcaccctgagatggG AGCCTCCTCAGTCCACTGTTCCCATCATGGCAAACATTGCTGGTGTAGCTGTGATCATTGGAGCTCTGGGGGCTGTTGTGTGGTGTTGGAGGAGAAACACag GTGGAAAAGGAGGGAACTATACTCCAGCTTCAG GCAGGGACAGTGCCCAGAGCTCTGATGTGTCTCTCCCAGGCTGTGAAG CGTGA
- the LOC102905475 gene encoding H-2 class I histocompatibility antigen, Q10 alpha chain-like isoform X3 has product MGAMAPRTLLLLLAAALAPTRTRAGSHSMRYFYTIESRPGLGEPRYTEVGYVDDTQLERFDSDAETPRYEPRAPWVEREPEYWEENTRRAKNVEQIFRGNLRTLLGYYNQSEGGSHTIQRMYGCEVGSDGSLLRGYHQFAYDGRDYLALNDDLTTWTAADTAAQITRRKWEQGGAAEIRRAYLEGECVESLRRYLEIWKDALQRTDPPKAHVTHHPTLKGDGTLRCWALGFYPAEISITWQRDGEEQTQDMELVETRPSGDGTFQKWAAVVVPSGEEQRYTCHVHHEGLKQPLTLRWEPPQSTVPIMANIAGVAVIIGALGAVVWCWRRNTGGKGGNYTPASA; this is encoded by the exons ATGGGGGCGATGGCTCCGCGcacgctgctcctgctgctggcgGCCGCCCTGGCCCCGACCCGGACCCGCGCGG GCTCGCACTCCATGCGGTATTTCTACACCATCGAGTCCCGGCCCGGCCTCGGGGAGCCCCGGTACACAGAAGTCGGCTACGTGGACGACACGCAGCTCGAACGCTTCGACAGCGACGCGGAGACTCCGAGATATGAGCCGCGGGCGCCGTGGGTGGAGCGGGAGCCGGAGTATTGGGAGGAGAACACACGGAGAGCCAAGAACGTCGAGCAGATTTTCCGAGGGAACCTGAGGACCCTGCTCGGCTACTACAACCAGAGCGAGGGCG GCTCTCACACCATCCAGAGGATGTATGGCTGTGAAGTGGGATCGGACGGGAGCCTCCTCCGCGGGTACCATCAGTTCGCCTACGACGGCCGCGATTACCTCGCCCTGAACGACGACCTGACGACGTGGACGGCGGCGGACACGGCGGCGCAGATCACCCGGCGCAAGTGGGAGCAGGGTGGTGCTGCAGAGATACGGAGGGCCTACCTGGAGGGCGAGTGCGTGGAGTCGCTGCGCAGATACCTGGAGATCTGGAAGGACGCACTGCAGCGCACAG ATCCCCCAAAGGCACATGTGACCCATCACCCCACACTGAAAGGAGATGGCACCCTGAGGTGCTGGGCCCTGGGCTTCTACCCTGCTGAGATTTCCATAACCtggcagagggatggggaggaacagactcaggacatGGAGCTGGTGGAGACCAGaccttctggggatggaaccttccagaagtgggcagctgtggtggtgccttctggggaggagcagagataCACATGTCATGTGCACCATGAGGGGCTGAaacaacccctcaccctgagatggG AGCCTCCTCAGTCCACTGTTCCCATCATGGCAAACATTGCTGGTGTAGCTGTGATCATTGGAGCTCTGGGGGCTGTTGTGTGGTGTTGGAGGAGAAACACag GTGGAAAAGGAGGGAACTATACTCCAGCTTCAG
- the LOC102905475 gene encoding RT1 class I histocompatibility antigen, AA alpha chain-like isoform X4, translating to MGAMAPRTLLLLLAAALAPTRTRAGSHSMRYFYTIESRPGLGEPRYTEVGYVDDTQLERFDSDAETPRYEPRAPWVEREPEYWEENTRRAKNVEQIFRGNLRTLLGYYNQSEGGSHTIQRMYGCEVGSDGSLLRGYHQFAYDGRDYLALNDDLTTWTAADTAAQITRRKWEQGGAAEIRRAYLEGECVESLRRYLEIWKDALQRTEPPQSTVPIMANIAGVAVIIGALGAVVWCWRRNTGGKGGNYTPASGRDSAQSSDVSLPGCEA from the exons ATGGGGGCGATGGCTCCGCGcacgctgctcctgctgctggcgGCCGCCCTGGCCCCGACCCGGACCCGCGCGG GCTCGCACTCCATGCGGTATTTCTACACCATCGAGTCCCGGCCCGGCCTCGGGGAGCCCCGGTACACAGAAGTCGGCTACGTGGACGACACGCAGCTCGAACGCTTCGACAGCGACGCGGAGACTCCGAGATATGAGCCGCGGGCGCCGTGGGTGGAGCGGGAGCCGGAGTATTGGGAGGAGAACACACGGAGAGCCAAGAACGTCGAGCAGATTTTCCGAGGGAACCTGAGGACCCTGCTCGGCTACTACAACCAGAGCGAGGGCG GCTCTCACACCATCCAGAGGATGTATGGCTGTGAAGTGGGATCGGACGGGAGCCTCCTCCGCGGGTACCATCAGTTCGCCTACGACGGCCGCGATTACCTCGCCCTGAACGACGACCTGACGACGTGGACGGCGGCGGACACGGCGGCGCAGATCACCCGGCGCAAGTGGGAGCAGGGTGGTGCTGCAGAGATACGGAGGGCCTACCTGGAGGGCGAGTGCGTGGAGTCGCTGCGCAGATACCTGGAGATCTGGAAGGACGCACTGCAGCGCACAG AGCCTCCTCAGTCCACTGTTCCCATCATGGCAAACATTGCTGGTGTAGCTGTGATCATTGGAGCTCTGGGGGCTGTTGTGTGGTGTTGGAGGAGAAACACag GTGGAAAAGGAGGGAACTATACTCCAGCTTCAG GCAGGGACAGTGCCCAGAGCTCTGATGTGTCTCTCCCAGGCTGTGAAG CGTGA